From Pseudomonas alcaligenes, a single genomic window includes:
- a CDS encoding nitrate/nitrite transporter — translation MNTSFWKAGHAPTLFAAFLYFDLSFMVWYVLGPLGVQIAADLQLTTQQRAMMVATPILAGAVLRFLMGMVADRTSPKTAGLIGQVIVIGALSVAWLHGVHSYQQALLLGLFLGFAGASFAVALPLASQWYPPQHQGKAMGIAGAGNSGTVLAALFAPGLAAAFGWGNVFGLALIPLVLTLIIFASVAKNAPERPPAKSTADYLKALGDRDSWWFMFFYSVTFGGFLGLASTLPGYFHDQYGFDPVKAGYYTAACVFAGSLMRPLGGALADRIGGIRSLLVMYTCASICIAAVGFHLPSSLAALGLFVVAMLSLGAGNGAVFQLVPQRFRKEIGVMTGLIGMAGGIGGFCLTAGLGAIKQATGDYQLGLWLFASLGVLAWVGLYGVKLRWRTTWGSAAVTAARV, via the coding sequence ATGAATACAAGTTTCTGGAAAGCCGGCCACGCACCGACGCTGTTTGCCGCATTCCTCTATTTCGACCTGAGCTTCATGGTCTGGTACGTGCTCGGCCCGCTGGGCGTGCAGATCGCCGCCGACCTGCAACTGACCACCCAACAGCGCGCCATGATGGTGGCCACGCCGATTCTGGCCGGTGCCGTGCTGCGCTTCCTGATGGGCATGGTCGCCGACCGTACCTCGCCCAAGACCGCCGGTCTGATCGGCCAGGTCATCGTTATCGGCGCCCTTTCCGTGGCCTGGCTGCACGGCGTGCACAGCTACCAGCAGGCACTGCTGCTCGGCCTGTTCCTCGGTTTTGCCGGTGCCTCCTTCGCCGTGGCCCTGCCACTGGCCTCGCAGTGGTATCCGCCGCAGCACCAGGGCAAGGCCATGGGCATCGCCGGTGCCGGCAACTCCGGCACCGTGCTCGCCGCCCTGTTCGCTCCGGGCCTGGCTGCCGCTTTCGGCTGGGGTAACGTGTTCGGCCTGGCGCTGATCCCGCTGGTGCTGACCCTGATCATCTTCGCCAGCGTGGCCAAGAACGCCCCCGAGCGGCCGCCGGCCAAGTCCACCGCCGACTACCTCAAGGCCCTCGGCGACCGCGACAGCTGGTGGTTCATGTTCTTCTACAGCGTGACCTTCGGTGGCTTCCTCGGCCTGGCCAGCACCCTGCCCGGCTACTTCCACGACCAGTACGGCTTCGACCCGGTCAAGGCCGGCTACTACACCGCCGCCTGCGTCTTCGCTGGCAGCCTGATGCGTCCGCTGGGCGGCGCCCTGGCCGACCGCATCGGCGGCATCCGCTCGCTGCTGGTTATGTACACCTGCGCCTCGATCTGCATCGCCGCGGTCGGCTTCCACCTGCCCAGCTCGCTGGCCGCCCTGGGCCTGTTCGTGGTCGCCATGCTCAGCCTGGGCGCCGGCAACGGCGCGGTGTTCCAGCTGGTGCCGCAGCGCTTTCGCAAGGAAATCGGCGTGATGACCGGACTGATCGGCATGGCCGGCGGCATCGGTGGCTTCTGCCTGACCGCCGGCCTCGGCGCAATCAAACAGGCCACCGGTGACTACCAGCTCGGTCTGTGGCTGTTCGCCAGCCTCGGCGTACTGGCCTGGGTCGGCCTGTACGGCGTCAAGCTGCGCTGGCGCACCACCTGGGGCTCGGCTGCCGTCACTGCGGCTCGAGTCTGA
- a CDS encoding bile acid:sodium symporter family protein, with protein sequence MTASPLLTAFLPIALGIIMLGLGLSLTLADFARVVKFPKPVLIGLGCQLLLLPLLCFLIAKGFGLAPALAVGLMLLAASPGGTSANLYSHLAHGDVALNVTLTAVNSVIAILTMPFIVNLSLAHFMEGDQAIPLQFAKVVQVFAIVLGPVAVGMVIRRLAPGFAHAMEKPVKIISALFLLLVVLLAFVKDWRTVVEYAPVVGMAALLFNLVSLGVGYWVPRLLKLPQRQAVAIGMEIGIHNGTLAIALALSPSLLNNPTMGIPAAIYSFFMFFTAALFGWWVNYAHGKELMAEEGEVA encoded by the coding sequence ATGACCGCTTCCCCCTTGCTGACCGCGTTCCTTCCTATCGCCCTGGGCATCATCATGCTCGGCCTGGGCCTGTCGCTGACCCTGGCGGACTTCGCCCGGGTGGTGAAATTTCCCAAACCGGTACTCATCGGCCTCGGCTGCCAGCTCCTGCTGCTGCCGCTGCTGTGCTTCCTGATCGCCAAGGGCTTCGGCCTGGCGCCGGCCCTGGCGGTCGGCCTGATGCTGCTGGCCGCCTCGCCCGGCGGTACCTCGGCCAACCTCTATAGCCATCTGGCCCACGGTGACGTGGCGCTGAACGTGACCCTGACCGCGGTCAACTCGGTGATCGCGATTCTCACCATGCCGTTTATCGTCAACCTGTCGCTGGCTCACTTCATGGAAGGCGACCAGGCCATTCCGCTGCAGTTCGCCAAGGTGGTGCAGGTGTTCGCCATCGTCCTCGGCCCGGTGGCCGTGGGCATGGTGATTCGCCGCCTGGCACCAGGCTTCGCCCATGCCATGGAGAAGCCGGTGAAGATCATCTCTGCGCTGTTCCTGCTGCTGGTGGTGCTGCTGGCCTTCGTCAAGGACTGGCGCACGGTGGTGGAGTACGCGCCGGTGGTGGGCATGGCGGCGTTGCTGTTCAACCTGGTCAGCCTTGGTGTTGGCTACTGGGTGCCGCGCCTGCTCAAGTTGCCGCAGCGCCAGGCGGTGGCTATCGGCATGGAAATCGGCATCCACAATGGCACCCTGGCGATTGCCCTGGCGCTCAGCCCGTCGCTGCTGAACAACCCGACCATGGGCATTCCAGCGGCCATCTACAGCTTCTTCATGTTCTTCACTGCGGCGCTGTTCGGCTGGTGGGTCAACTATGCCCATGGCAAGGAACTGATGGCGGAAGAGGGCGAAGTCGCCTGA
- a CDS encoding SDR family oxidoreductase, which yields MSMTFSGKVALVTGGAAGIGRATALAFAGEGLQVVVSDVDVSGGEGTVQLIREAGGDATFVRCDVTREAEVKVLMERTLGAYGRLDYAFNNAGIEIEKGKLAEGSEAEFDAIMGVNVKGVWLCMKHQIPLLLAQGGGAIVNTASVAGLGAAPKMSIYAASKHAVIGLTKSAAVEYGKKKIRVNAVCPAVIDTDMFRRAAESDPKKAEFVAGMHPVGRIGKVEEIAAAVLYLCSDAAGFTTGHSLAVDGGATAI from the coding sequence ATGAGCATGACCTTTTCCGGCAAAGTGGCACTCGTGACCGGCGGCGCCGCCGGTATCGGCCGCGCCACCGCCCTGGCCTTCGCGGGCGAGGGCCTGCAGGTGGTGGTTTCCGACGTCGATGTGAGCGGCGGCGAAGGCACCGTGCAGCTGATCCGTGAAGCCGGTGGCGATGCCACCTTCGTGCGTTGCGACGTGACCCGCGAAGCCGAGGTCAAGGTGCTCATGGAGCGCACCCTGGGTGCCTATGGCCGCCTGGACTATGCCTTCAACAACGCCGGTATCGAGATCGAGAAGGGCAAGCTGGCCGAAGGCAGTGAGGCCGAGTTCGACGCCATCATGGGCGTCAACGTCAAGGGCGTGTGGCTGTGCATGAAGCACCAGATCCCGCTGCTGCTGGCTCAGGGCGGTGGCGCCATCGTCAACACCGCTTCGGTGGCCGGCCTCGGTGCCGCGCCGAAGATGAGCATCTATGCCGCCTCCAAGCACGCGGTGATCGGCCTGACCAAGTCCGCTGCCGTCGAGTACGGCAAGAAGAAGATCCGCGTCAACGCCGTGTGCCCGGCGGTGATCGATACCGACATGTTCCGCCGTGCCGCCGAATCCGACCCGAAGAAGGCCGAGTTCGTCGCCGGCATGCACCCGGTCGGGCGCATCGGCAAGGTCGAGGAAATTGCTGCTGCCGTGCTGTACCTGTGCAGCGATGCGGCTGGCTTCACCACCGGCCATTCGCTGGCCGTGGATGGCGGCGCGACGGCGATCTGA
- a CDS encoding ZIP family metal transporter yields MDWNTTLQAGLWGLLAASSLLIGAMLGVFLRLPQKVVASIMAYGSGVLIAAICFEQIPEALRLGGQLPTLGGMLAGGLLFVLANEWLEHLEQGHRAAGAGSLLGLLIAAGAFLDGIPESLGLGLGLLDGGSVSLMLLVAIFLSNLPEGLASAVGLRRDGRSRLWIFGLWGSIVLLSGLAAMAGPGLFTDLPAHWLAFALGFSGGAVLCMLVDTLIPEAFAETHALTGLITLAGFMTALALGS; encoded by the coding sequence ATGGACTGGAACACGACGCTGCAGGCCGGACTGTGGGGCTTGCTGGCTGCCAGCAGCCTGTTGATCGGCGCCATGCTCGGGGTTTTCCTGCGCCTGCCGCAGAAGGTGGTGGCGTCGATCATGGCCTATGGCAGCGGCGTGCTGATCGCCGCCATCTGCTTCGAGCAGATTCCCGAGGCGCTGCGCCTCGGTGGGCAGCTGCCGACCCTGGGTGGAATGCTGGCCGGCGGCCTGCTGTTCGTCCTGGCCAACGAGTGGCTGGAGCACCTCGAGCAGGGCCATCGCGCGGCTGGCGCCGGTTCTCTGCTGGGCCTGCTGATTGCCGCCGGCGCCTTTCTCGACGGCATTCCCGAGTCCCTCGGCCTGGGGCTGGGCCTGCTCGATGGCGGCTCGGTGAGCCTGATGCTGCTGGTGGCGATCTTTCTGTCCAACCTGCCGGAAGGCCTGGCCAGTGCCGTCGGCCTGCGCCGGGACGGGCGCAGCCGGTTGTGGATCTTCGGCCTGTGGGGCTCGATAGTGCTGCTCTCCGGGCTGGCGGCGATGGCCGGGCCGGGACTGTTCACCGACCTGCCGGCGCACTGGCTGGCCTTCGCCCTGGGGTTTTCCGGCGGCGCCGTGCTGTGCATGCTGGTCGACACGCTGATTCCCGAAGCCTTTGCCGAGACCCATGCGCTGACCGGGTTGATCACCCTGGCCGGCTTCATGACCGCGCTGGCGCTCGGCAGCTAG
- a CDS encoding cytochrome C — protein sequence MTHATPLRLTLLACLAGLSCSVSAEPSVERGRYLVQVAGCNDCHTAGYVMAPDKVPEAAWLQGDQLGWSGPWGTTYASNLRLLLPQLSEEQWLQLARQANYRPPMPSHVLRVMDEDDLRSIHRFVKQLGVGGAPAPAALPPGQVAKGPVVQFPMPPAQP from the coding sequence ATGACCCACGCCACTCCCCTGCGCCTCACCCTCCTTGCCTGCCTTGCCGGGCTTTCCTGCAGCGTCAGCGCAGAACCCTCGGTCGAGCGCGGCCGCTACCTGGTACAGGTAGCCGGCTGCAACGACTGCCACACGGCCGGCTATGTCATGGCCCCGGACAAGGTGCCGGAAGCCGCCTGGCTGCAGGGTGATCAGCTCGGCTGGAGCGGCCCCTGGGGCACCACCTATGCCAGCAACCTGCGCCTGTTGCTGCCGCAGCTCAGCGAAGAACAGTGGCTGCAACTGGCCCGCCAGGCCAACTACCGTCCGCCCATGCCCAGCCATGTGCTGCGCGTGATGGACGAAGACGACCTGCGCAGCATCCACCGCTTCGTCAAACAACTGGGTGTCGGCGGAGCTCCGGCGCCCGCCGCTCTGCCCCCCGGCCAGGTGGCCAAGGGGCCGGTGGTGCAATTCCCCATGCCGCCTGCCCAACCCTGA
- the pyrF gene encoding orotidine-5'-phosphate decarboxylase, whose protein sequence is MSTPIIVALDFPSRDAALALAERLDPKLCRVKVGKELFTRSGPAVVETLQAKGFEVFLDLKFHDIPNTTAMAVKAAAELGVWMVNVHCSGGLRMMAACRNELDKLSGAKPLLIGVTVLTSMEQDDLAGIGLDIAPQEQVLRLAGLAAQAGMDGLVCSAQEAPALKAAQPALQLVTPGIRPAGSAADDQRRILTPADALKAGSDYLVIGRPISQAADPAQALAEIVAQLG, encoded by the coding sequence ATGTCCACCCCGATCATCGTTGCCCTCGACTTTCCTTCCCGCGATGCCGCCCTGGCCCTGGCCGAGCGCCTCGATCCCAAGCTGTGCCGGGTCAAGGTTGGCAAGGAGCTGTTCACCCGCAGCGGCCCGGCGGTGGTGGAAACCCTGCAGGCCAAGGGCTTTGAAGTGTTCCTCGACCTGAAATTCCACGATATCCCGAATACCACGGCGATGGCGGTCAAGGCCGCTGCCGAACTGGGCGTGTGGATGGTCAACGTGCACTGCTCCGGTGGCCTGCGCATGATGGCGGCTTGCCGCAACGAGCTGGACAAGCTGAGCGGCGCCAAGCCGTTGCTGATCGGGGTGACCGTGCTGACCAGCATGGAGCAGGATGACCTGGCCGGCATCGGCCTGGATATCGCCCCGCAGGAGCAGGTGCTGCGCCTGGCCGGTCTGGCCGCCCAGGCGGGCATGGACGGCCTGGTCTGCTCGGCCCAGGAAGCGCCGGCACTGAAGGCCGCGCAGCCGGCTCTGCAACTGGTGACCCCGGGCATCCGCCCGGCCGGCAGCGCCGCTGACGACCAGCGCCGCATCCTCACCCCGGCCGACGCGCTCAAGGCCGGTTCCGACTACCTGGTGATCGGCCGCCCGATCAGCCAGGCCGCCGACCCGGCCCAGGCCCTGGCCGAGATCGTCGCCCAGCTGGGCTGA
- a CDS encoding thioesterase family protein has product MARLKLDFSQQQFCYSTHMTVRSTDINASNHLSNDSMISMISEARARFLFDFGIKEAADTDGIIVTDLATMYRAESHARDQLLFEVGVMDFNRYGGDIIFRISRPADGTLIALAKSGFVFFDYRQGKVVAMPDEFRAKFPEVNWLE; this is encoded by the coding sequence ATGGCCCGTCTCAAGCTCGACTTTTCCCAGCAGCAGTTCTGCTACAGCACTCACATGACCGTGCGCAGCACCGACATCAACGCCAGCAACCACCTGAGCAACGACTCGATGATCTCGATGATCTCCGAGGCGCGGGCGCGTTTCCTGTTCGACTTCGGCATCAAGGAAGCGGCCGATACCGACGGCATCATCGTCACCGACCTGGCCACCATGTACCGCGCCGAGTCCCATGCTCGCGACCAGTTGCTGTTCGAGGTCGGCGTGATGGACTTCAACCGTTATGGCGGCGACATCATCTTCCGCATCAGTCGCCCGGCCGACGGCACGCTGATCGCCCTGGCCAAGTCCGGCTTCGTGTTCTTCGACTATCGCCAGGGCAAGGTAGTGGCCATGCCCGACGAGTTCCGCGCCAAGTTCCCCGAGGTCAATTGGCTGGAGTGA